The following proteins are encoded in a genomic region of Xanthomonas cassavae CFBP 4642:
- a CDS encoding PQQ-binding-like beta-propeller repeat protein → MVYQTVHNDLWDFDLPMQPSLIDFPNQDGRHTPAVVIGTKAGQIYVLDRATGKPLTEVREVPVKGSDIAHEQYAPTQPLSVGMPQIGTKHLTESDMWGATAIDQMLCRIAFKQMRYEGLYTAPGTDVSLSFPGSLGGMNWGGLSTDPVHDVIFANDMRLGLWVQMIPADTRKAEAAGGGEAVNTGMGAVPLKGTPYAVNKNRFLSALGIRCQAPPYGTLSAIDLKTRSIAWQVPVGTVQDTGPFGIKMHLPIPIGMPTLGGTLSTQGGLVFIAGTQDYYLRAFDSATGKELWKGRLPVGSQGGPMTYVSHKTGKQYVVISAGGARQSPDRGDNVIAYSLPDAR, encoded by the coding sequence GTGGTCTACCAGACCGTGCACAACGATCTGTGGGACTTCGACCTGCCGATGCAGCCCAGCCTGATCGACTTCCCCAACCAGGACGGCAGACACACCCCGGCGGTGGTCATCGGCACCAAGGCCGGGCAGATCTACGTGCTCGACCGCGCCACCGGCAAACCGCTGACCGAGGTCAGGGAAGTACCGGTGAAGGGCTCGGATATTGCACACGAGCAGTACGCACCGACCCAGCCGCTGTCGGTCGGCATGCCGCAGATCGGCACCAAGCACCTGACCGAATCGGACATGTGGGGCGCCACTGCGATCGACCAGATGCTGTGCCGCATCGCGTTCAAGCAGATGCGTTATGAGGGCCTGTACACCGCGCCGGGCACCGATGTCTCGCTGAGTTTCCCTGGCTCGCTGGGCGGCATGAACTGGGGAGGCCTGTCGACCGACCCGGTGCATGACGTCATCTTCGCCAACGACATGCGCCTGGGCTTGTGGGTGCAGATGATTCCTGCCGACACCCGCAAGGCCGAGGCGGCCGGTGGTGGCGAGGCAGTCAATACCGGCATGGGCGCGGTGCCGCTGAAGGGCACGCCGTATGCGGTCAACAAGAACCGCTTCCTGTCGGCGCTGGGTATCCGGTGCCAGGCGCCGCCGTACGGCACGCTCAGCGCGATCGACCTCAAGACGCGCAGCATCGCCTGGCAGGTGCCGGTGGGGACGGTGCAGGACACCGGCCCGTTCGGCATCAAGATGCATCTGCCGATCCCGATCGGCATGCCCACGCTGGGCGGCACGCTGTCCACCCAGGGCGGGCTCGTGTTCATCGCCGGCACCCAGGACTACTACCTGCGTGCGTTCGACAGTGCCACCGGCAAGGAACTCTGGAAGGGCCGCCTGCCGGTCGGCAGTCAGGGCGGGCCGATGACCTACGTTTCGCACAAGACCGGCAAGCAGTACGTGGTGATCAGTGCCGGCGGTGCGCGGCAGTCGCCCGATCGTGGCGATAACGTGATCGCCTACAGCTTGCCTGACGCGCGCTGA
- a CDS encoding PQQ-binding-like beta-propeller repeat protein, producing the protein MLQRGNEIEGAGPGRALLLVLGMPIALVGLIFLLGGARLASLGGSWYFLLMGLATAVAGVLIVLRRPAGALVYGVAFALTLVWALWDAGLEFWPLVSRLMLPAAFAVLVALAWPALRRSRALPTGRTAYGVATVLALAVVAGIGGMFVPHPPVAGNAGPGMTAVPPGSVPQNWSAYGNTDGGSRFAALDQINRSNVDRLQVAWTYHTGEIANSDGNGAEDQLTPLQVGEKVFLCTPHNNLIALDASTGKQLWRREINATSSVWRRCRGLGYFDADAALPTPSVANPSPIAAVTVAQDANCRRRLFTNTIDGRLIAVDADTGAFCQGFGSDGQVDLKAGLGAAPDPFYQLTSPPLVAGTTVVVGGRVADNVQTDMPGGVVRGFDVVTGAQRWAFDPGNPHDHQAPAAGSSYVRSTPNVWAPMSYDAAMNTVFLPLGGPSTDLYGAERTALDHRYGASVLALDATTGAEKWSTRPCTTICGTSTCRCSPA; encoded by the coding sequence GTGTTGCAACGTGGAAACGAAATCGAAGGTGCCGGTCCCGGCCGGGCATTGCTGCTGGTGCTGGGCATGCCGATTGCGCTGGTGGGGCTGATCTTTCTGCTGGGTGGCGCGAGATTGGCCAGCCTGGGCGGCAGCTGGTACTTCCTTTTGATGGGCCTGGCGACCGCGGTGGCCGGGGTGCTGATCGTGCTGCGGCGGCCGGCCGGTGCGCTGGTGTACGGCGTCGCCTTCGCGCTGACGCTGGTGTGGGCGCTGTGGGATGCAGGGCTGGAGTTCTGGCCGCTGGTCTCGCGGCTGATGCTGCCTGCGGCGTTCGCCGTGCTGGTGGCACTGGCCTGGCCAGCGCTGCGGCGCAGCCGGGCGTTGCCGACCGGGCGCACGGCCTATGGCGTTGCAACGGTGCTGGCGCTGGCGGTGGTGGCCGGGATCGGCGGCATGTTCGTGCCGCATCCGCCGGTCGCAGGCAACGCGGGGCCGGGCATGACGGCGGTGCCGCCTGGAAGCGTGCCACAGAACTGGTCCGCCTACGGCAATACCGATGGCGGCAGCCGCTTCGCTGCGCTGGACCAGATCAACCGCAGCAACGTCGACCGGCTGCAGGTCGCCTGGACCTACCACACCGGCGAGATCGCCAACAGCGACGGCAACGGTGCCGAAGACCAGCTGACCCCACTGCAGGTGGGCGAGAAGGTGTTCCTGTGCACACCGCACAATAATCTGATCGCGCTCGACGCCAGTACCGGCAAGCAGCTGTGGCGGCGCGAGATCAATGCGACCTCGTCGGTCTGGCGGCGCTGCCGTGGCCTGGGCTACTTCGACGCCGACGCGGCGTTGCCGACGCCGAGCGTGGCCAATCCCTCGCCGATCGCCGCAGTGACGGTGGCGCAGGACGCCAACTGCCGGCGCCGCCTGTTCACCAACACCATCGATGGTCGCCTGATCGCGGTGGATGCGGACACCGGTGCGTTCTGCCAGGGCTTCGGCAGCGACGGTCAGGTCGATCTCAAGGCCGGCCTGGGCGCTGCGCCGGATCCGTTCTACCAGCTGACCTCGCCGCCACTGGTGGCCGGCACCACCGTGGTGGTGGGCGGACGCGTGGCCGACAACGTGCAGACCGACATGCCGGGTGGCGTGGTGCGCGGCTTCGATGTGGTCACCGGCGCGCAGCGCTGGGCCTTCGATCCGGGCAATCCGCACGATCACCAGGCGCCGGCCGCCGGCAGCAGCTATGTGCGCAGCACGCCGAACGTATGGGCACCGATGTCCTACGACGCGGCGATGAACACCGTGTTCCTGCCACTGGGCGGGCCGTCGACCGATCTGTACGGCGCCGAGCGCACCGCGCTCGATCATCGTTACGGCGCCTCGGTGCTGGCGCTGGATGCCACCACCGGTGCGGAAAAGTGGTCTACCAGACCGTGCACAACGATCTGTGGGACTTCGACCTGCCGATGCAGCCCAGCCTGA
- a CDS encoding OPT family oligopeptide transporter — MSHDAQPRQLTFRAVVLAIVLAVVLSAANAYLGLFAGLTIATAIPAAVVSMGVLRLLGGGTILENNIVQTGASAGSSIAAGVIFTIPALVIMGYWPDFKYWWVLGIAGMGGLLGVLFSVPLRRSMIVEDPLPFPEGKAAAEVLKAGENPGPGLKILAVSGAIGALVKLGAASGLRVIPDTWAQATYLGSSRLVGYIGTNLSPALLGVGYIVGLNVGIVVLSGSILSWHIAIPLYQQFFMGSDPALAQSLAGVPAADAAFGIWGAKIRYLGVGAMLIGGVWTLFSLRKSLLSGIKSGFAAARKSGGGMVAETERDLPMKWMLVALVLCTLPLLGLYQAIVQQWQVSIPMTVIMIVAGFLFVSVSGYLAGLIGSSNNPVSGITISTILFASAVLVLLLGKDGLVPVGIGAAPLGAVAAIMIGAVVCCAAAVGGDNLQDLKTGYLVGATPWKQQLMLAIGAFSCALIMAPVLNLLAQAYGIGSKTLPAPQAMLMASVAKGLFGGQLPWAVIAIGAGVGAVIIAVDEYLKKTGKRFRVPVLAAAIGIYLPLELMVPIFLGGLIAHLVERYHKIRADDDEGRDRVHRPGVLFAAGLITGEALMGIGIALPIVITNNKDVLALPGGYQLNQWFGLAILALVGWLLYRVGKRGEQAA, encoded by the coding sequence ATGAGCCACGACGCGCAACCGCGCCAGCTCACCTTCCGCGCCGTTGTGCTGGCCATCGTACTGGCCGTGGTGCTCTCGGCTGCCAATGCCTATCTCGGGCTGTTCGCAGGCCTGACCATCGCCACCGCCATTCCGGCGGCCGTGGTGTCGATGGGCGTGCTGCGCCTGCTCGGCGGCGGCACCATCCTGGAGAACAACATCGTCCAGACCGGCGCCTCGGCCGGCTCGTCGATCGCCGCCGGGGTGATCTTCACCATTCCGGCGCTGGTGATCATGGGCTACTGGCCGGACTTCAAGTACTGGTGGGTGTTGGGTATCGCCGGCATGGGCGGGCTGCTGGGCGTGCTGTTCTCGGTGCCGCTGCGGCGCTCGATGATCGTCGAAGACCCGCTGCCATTCCCCGAAGGCAAGGCGGCGGCCGAGGTGCTCAAGGCCGGCGAGAATCCCGGCCCGGGCCTGAAGATCCTGGCGGTGTCCGGCGCCATCGGCGCGCTGGTCAAACTGGGTGCGGCCAGCGGCCTGCGCGTGATTCCCGATACCTGGGCGCAGGCCACCTACCTGGGCAGCAGCCGCCTGGTGGGCTATATCGGCACCAACCTGTCGCCGGCGCTGCTGGGCGTGGGTTACATCGTTGGCCTGAACGTGGGCATCGTGGTGCTGTCCGGCTCCATCCTGTCCTGGCACATCGCCATCCCGCTGTACCAGCAGTTCTTCATGGGCAGCGATCCGGCCCTGGCGCAGAGCCTGGCCGGTGTGCCGGCCGCCGATGCGGCGTTCGGCATCTGGGGCGCAAAGATCCGCTACCTGGGCGTGGGCGCGATGCTGATCGGTGGCGTGTGGACCTTGTTCTCGCTGCGTAAATCGCTGCTGTCCGGCATCAAGAGCGGCTTTGCCGCCGCGCGCAAAAGTGGCGGCGGCATGGTGGCCGAGACCGAGCGCGACCTGCCGATGAAATGGATGCTGGTGGCGCTGGTGTTGTGCACGCTGCCGCTGCTGGGCCTGTACCAGGCCATCGTGCAGCAGTGGCAGGTCTCGATCCCGATGACCGTCATCATGATCGTGGCCGGTTTCCTGTTCGTATCGGTGTCCGGCTATCTGGCCGGCTTGATCGGCTCGTCCAACAACCCGGTCTCGGGGATCACCATTTCCACCATCCTGTTCGCCTCGGCGGTGCTGGTGCTGTTGCTCGGCAAGGATGGTCTGGTGCCGGTCGGCATCGGCGCGGCGCCGTTGGGTGCGGTGGCGGCAATCATGATCGGCGCGGTGGTGTGCTGCGCGGCAGCGGTGGGCGGCGACAACCTGCAGGATCTCAAAACCGGTTATTTGGTTGGTGCCACGCCTTGGAAGCAGCAGTTGATGCTGGCAATCGGTGCATTTTCCTGCGCGCTGATCATGGCGCCTGTGCTGAATTTGCTCGCCCAAGCCTATGGAATTGGATCCAAGACGCTTCCCGCGCCGCAGGCGATGCTGATGGCATCGGTGGCGAAGGGACTCTTTGGGGGGCAGCTGCCATGGGCTGTCATCGCCATCGGCGCTGGCGTTGGTGCAGTCATCATCGCAGTAGACGAGTACCTGAAAAAGACGGGGAAGCGCTTTCGCGTACCAGTGCTTGCTGCTGCGATCGGTATCTACCTGCCACTAGAATTGATGGTTCCGATCTTCTTGGGCGGTCTGATCGCTCATCTGGTGGAGCGCTATCACAAGATTCGTGCTGACGACGACGAAGGCCGTGATCGCGTTCACCGTCCGGGCGTGTTGTTTGCGGCAGGCCTGATCACGGGTGAGGCCTTGATGGGTATCGGCATTGCACTGCCAATCGTGATTACCAATAACAAGGATGTGTTGGCGTTGCCTGGAGGTTATCAGCTCAATCAATGGTTCGGTCTGGCGATTCTGGCCCTGGTCGGCTGGCTGCTGTATCGCGTCGGCAAGCGTGGCGAACAGGCCGCCTGA
- a CDS encoding AraC family transcriptional regulator — MKSIDPADLEALFDAVPDVLFFVKDREGRYTHVNQTMLRRLGLKSRKDLIGKRVAEVYPSGLGANYANQDEQVLAGAVIDNLLELHLFANREPGWCLTCKRPLLVEGKVQGIIGISRDLGPQDGHESQYEKLRLALAYLNANYAQNVRMQALVEITGFSMSKLQRLFRKVFQLTPQQVLAKLRLQMAMHLLHGNKSLTEIGHACGFSDQSAFARQFKLAVGMTPREYRALANAAQFPAEPA; from the coding sequence ATGAAGAGCATCGATCCTGCCGATCTGGAAGCGTTGTTCGATGCCGTGCCGGACGTGCTGTTCTTCGTCAAGGATCGCGAGGGCCGCTACACCCACGTCAACCAGACCATGCTGCGGCGGCTGGGGCTGAAATCGCGCAAGGACCTGATCGGCAAGCGCGTTGCCGAGGTCTACCCGAGCGGGCTTGGCGCCAACTATGCCAATCAGGACGAACAGGTACTGGCCGGCGCAGTGATCGACAACCTGCTGGAACTGCACCTGTTCGCCAATCGCGAGCCGGGATGGTGCCTTACCTGCAAGCGTCCCTTGCTGGTGGAGGGCAAGGTGCAGGGCATCATCGGCATCTCGCGCGACCTGGGCCCGCAGGACGGGCACGAATCGCAGTACGAAAAGCTGCGCCTGGCGCTGGCCTACCTCAATGCCAACTACGCGCAGAACGTGCGCATGCAGGCGCTGGTGGAGATCACCGGGTTTTCGATGTCCAAGCTGCAGCGTTTGTTCCGCAAGGTGTTCCAGCTCACCCCGCAGCAGGTGCTGGCCAAGCTACGCCTGCAGATGGCGATGCATCTGCTGCACGGAAACAAGAGCCTCACCGAAATCGGGCATGCCTGCGGTTTCAGCGATCAGAGCGCCTTCGCACGGCAGTTCAAGCTGGCGGTCGGCATGACGCCACGCGAGTACCGCGCGCTGGCGAACGCGGCGCAGTTTCCTGCCGAACCGGCTTAG
- a CDS encoding alpha/beta hydrolase family protein, with protein MKLRYAVLPLCLLTALPSLAAARGFDVRDMVALDRVSSPTLSPDGSVLVFAKRQAKSSNGKPATGLWTRNLRTRDAAPPRRLTPDGWNVNSPALSPDGKTVYFLSSKSGTQQLYAQPLAGGAPQQLTAFAVDVDSYRLSPDGKRIAFSAGVFQDCGSDLGCTKKKLGERKNSKASGVVYDQLFVRHWDTWNDGRRNTLFVADLPSAGGKAVAGASAISATLAGDAPSKPFGSKDDYAWSPDGGSVVASVRVPQPHGPETGKKATAGAKPTGNDEPWQTNFDLYRLDAAGKAAPVNLTASNPAWDAGPVFSSDGKTLYYRAMKRPGFEADRFGLMAMDVVSGKSREIAPKWDRSAGEIVLSADGASLYTSADDLGEHPLFKIDIASGQATKLVGEGSVHAPTLAGNTLAFTRNSLKSGDQVFVSDVQGQGLRAITQSAGELLPDVQFGDYEQFQFKGWNNDTVHGYVVKPYNYQEGKTYPVAFLIHGGPQGSFGNGWSNRWNPQTYAGQGYAVVMIDFHGSTGYGQEFTDAISQHWGDRPLEDLQKGWAAAQKQYGFLNGDKACALGASYGGYMVYWMAGTWLDKDGNHPWKCLVDHDGVFDNRTMGYATEELWFSEWENGGTPWQNPAGYEKFNPVLHVDKWKVPMLVIHGQQDFRIPVEQGLAAFTALQRKGIDSKFLYFPDENHWVLKPDNSILWHDTVNGWLKQHIGQ; from the coding sequence ATGAAGCTTCGTTACGCCGTGCTGCCCCTGTGTCTGTTGACCGCCTTGCCAAGTCTTGCCGCTGCGCGCGGATTCGATGTGCGCGACATGGTCGCGCTGGACCGGGTGTCTTCGCCCACGCTCAGTCCCGACGGCAGCGTGCTGGTGTTCGCCAAGCGGCAGGCCAAGAGCAGCAACGGCAAGCCGGCCACCGGCCTGTGGACGCGCAATCTGCGTACCCGCGATGCCGCGCCGCCCAGGCGGCTCACTCCCGACGGCTGGAACGTCAACAGCCCGGCGCTGTCGCCGGACGGCAAGACGGTGTACTTCCTCAGCAGTAAATCCGGTACGCAGCAGCTGTACGCGCAGCCGCTGGCCGGCGGCGCGCCGCAGCAATTGACCGCCTTTGCGGTGGATGTGGACAGCTACAGGCTCTCCCCTGACGGCAAGCGCATCGCCTTCAGTGCGGGCGTGTTCCAGGACTGCGGTTCGGACCTGGGCTGTACCAAGAAGAAGTTGGGCGAGCGCAAGAACAGCAAGGCCAGCGGCGTGGTCTACGACCAGTTGTTCGTGCGGCATTGGGATACCTGGAACGATGGGCGCCGCAACACCTTGTTCGTCGCCGACCTGCCGTCTGCCGGCGGCAAGGCCGTGGCCGGCGCCTCGGCGATCAGCGCCACGCTGGCCGGCGATGCGCCCTCCAAGCCGTTCGGCAGCAAAGACGATTACGCCTGGTCGCCCGACGGCGGCAGTGTGGTCGCCAGCGTGCGCGTGCCGCAGCCGCATGGGCCGGAGACCGGCAAGAAGGCAACCGCCGGCGCCAAGCCCACCGGCAACGACGAGCCGTGGCAGACCAACTTCGACCTGTACCGCCTGGATGCGGCCGGCAAGGCCGCGCCGGTCAATCTGACCGCGTCCAACCCGGCCTGGGATGCCGGCCCGGTATTCAGCAGCGACGGCAAGACGCTGTACTACCGCGCGATGAAGCGCCCCGGTTTCGAAGCCGACCGCTTCGGCCTGATGGCGATGGACGTGGTCAGCGGCAAGAGCCGCGAGATCGCTCCCAAGTGGGACCGCTCGGCCGGCGAGATCGTCTTGAGCGCCGATGGCGCCAGCCTCTACACCAGCGCCGACGACCTCGGCGAGCATCCGTTGTTCAAGATCGACATCGCCAGCGGCCAGGCGACCAAGCTGGTGGGCGAGGGCAGCGTGCATGCGCCGACCCTGGCCGGCAACACGCTGGCGTTCACCCGCAACTCGCTCAAGAGCGGCGACCAGGTCTTTGTCAGCGATGTGCAGGGCCAGGGTCTGCGTGCGATCACCCAGAGCGCCGGCGAGCTGCTGCCGGACGTGCAGTTCGGCGACTACGAGCAGTTCCAGTTCAAGGGCTGGAACAACGACACCGTGCACGGCTACGTGGTCAAGCCGTACAACTACCAGGAAGGCAAGACCTACCCGGTGGCGTTCCTGATCCATGGCGGCCCGCAGGGCAGCTTCGGCAACGGCTGGAGCAACCGCTGGAATCCGCAGACCTACGCCGGTCAGGGCTATGCGGTGGTGATGATCGACTTCCACGGCTCCACCGGCTACGGCCAGGAATTCACCGATGCGATCAGCCAGCATTGGGGCGACCGCCCGCTGGAAGACCTGCAGAAGGGCTGGGCCGCCGCGCAGAAGCAGTACGGCTTCCTCAACGGCGACAAGGCCTGCGCGCTGGGTGCCAGCTATGGCGGCTACATGGTCTATTGGATGGCCGGGACGTGGCTTGACAAAGACGGAAACCACCCCTGGAAGTGCCTGGTCGACCATGACGGCGTGTTCGACAACCGCACCATGGGCTACGCCACCGAGGAACTGTGGTTCAGCGAATGGGAAAACGGCGGTACGCCCTGGCAGAACCCGGCCGGCTACGAGAAGTTCAACCCGGTGCTGCACGTGGACAAGTGGAAGGTGCCGATGCTGGTCATCCACGGCCAGCAGGATTTCCGTATTCCCGTCGAACAGGGCCTGGCCGCGTTCACCGCGCTGCAGCGCAAGGGCATCGACTCCAAGTTCCTGTATTTCCCGGACGAGAATCACTGGGTGCTCAAGCCGGACAACAGCATCCTGTGGCACGACACCGTCAACGGCTGGTTGAAGCAGCATATCGGCCAGTAA
- a CDS encoding transporter, giving the protein MPTITSRSSSRKTLLAVIVTAALSSLAVQAQAQDATETALCTDRPTKANATCTVPAGAWQLETDIGSYTRDSQPGTRTETSYFTNPTLKYGVSDRIDLQLNWAPQLQVRTTDRATGVRSSLSGGGDLFLRMKARFYESDTASVALLPFVKAPTARTGLGNDEWEGGIALPINFALPNSFSLTFGPEVDWLADSDGSGKHVAIVNVINLARPLTPKLSMAVELWSSINRDPAQTIEQYSADIAAAYLLNPLLQLDVGANFGLNDRTPDAQVYVGISHRF; this is encoded by the coding sequence ATGCCCACCATCACCTCGCGCTCGTCTTCCCGCAAGACACTGCTCGCCGTCATCGTTACTGCAGCGCTGAGCAGCCTCGCAGTTCAGGCGCAAGCGCAAGACGCCACCGAAACGGCGCTTTGCACAGATCGGCCGACCAAGGCCAATGCCACCTGCACCGTGCCTGCCGGCGCCTGGCAGCTGGAAACCGATATCGGCAGCTATACCCGCGACAGCCAACCCGGCACGCGCACGGAAACGTCGTACTTCACCAACCCCACGCTCAAATACGGCGTCAGCGACCGTATCGATCTGCAGCTCAACTGGGCACCGCAGTTGCAGGTCAGGACCACCGACCGTGCCACCGGTGTGCGCAGCAGCCTGAGCGGCGGCGGCGATCTCTTTCTGCGCATGAAGGCGCGTTTCTACGAAAGCGATACCGCCAGCGTGGCGTTGCTGCCGTTCGTCAAGGCACCGACCGCGCGGACCGGCCTGGGCAACGACGAATGGGAAGGCGGCATCGCATTGCCGATCAATTTCGCGCTGCCCAACAGCTTCTCGCTGACCTTCGGGCCCGAGGTGGATTGGTTGGCCGACAGCGATGGCAGTGGCAAGCATGTTGCCATCGTTAATGTGATCAATCTGGCGCGCCCGCTGACACCGAAGTTGTCGATGGCGGTGGAGCTGTGGTCCTCGATCAACCGCGACCCGGCGCAGACCATCGAGCAGTATTCGGCCGACATCGCCGCTGCGTATCTGCTCAATCCGCTGCTGCAGCTGGATGTGGGCGCCAACTTCGGCCTCAACGACCGCACCCCGGACGCGCAGGTGTATGTGGGCATATCGCACCGCTTCTGA
- a CDS encoding carbohydrate porin: MHRLSFLPCRSALGYALLLALPATAVAAGDTTLTGDWGGHRSAWAEQGVSVRGDYVSETFGVVDGGYENTSARYAQQLRVGVDLDMAKLAGGGGGSLHLTINDRRGRSTSADLVGNRFPIQEVYGGQYTRLSEFSYNRSVNQGRTYLKLGFYAMGNQFASHTLLVNFVNAAFCAHPLAFSANSGWYNYPAARWGIEGAQQLTPQLNLHAGWFQVNPNLGFGARDTYAFEPFASGTTGAIFPLEFTWKPATARYPGVYKVGGYYDSSSVPRRGLDTSRSTGRDGAYLLVEQKLFTPGADPSICLTGFAQSMASDHDSALMTRWYPAGGVYQGIGTRTQDRIALGYVAGRINHRLLDARRAGLLEAGVAADSPLAGLSAAEELYELAYSAQITPWLMVRPDLQYIVNSGTYAYTHTRNAVVVGLQAKLTF; encoded by the coding sequence ATGCATCGTCTGTCTTTCCTCCCGTGCCGCAGTGCGCTGGGCTACGCCTTGTTGCTGGCATTGCCGGCCACCGCAGTCGCCGCGGGCGATACCACGCTGACCGGCGACTGGGGTGGGCACCGGTCCGCCTGGGCCGAGCAAGGCGTGAGCGTCCGCGGCGACTACGTGTCCGAGACGTTTGGCGTGGTGGACGGCGGCTACGAAAACACCAGCGCGCGCTACGCGCAGCAACTGCGGGTGGGCGTGGATCTGGACATGGCCAAACTCGCCGGCGGGGGCGGTGGCAGCCTGCATCTCACCATCAACGACCGCCGCGGCCGCAGCACCTCCGCCGACCTGGTCGGCAATCGCTTCCCCATCCAGGAAGTGTACGGAGGCCAGTACACCCGCCTGAGCGAGTTCAGCTACAACCGCAGCGTCAACCAGGGCAGGACGTACCTGAAACTGGGCTTCTATGCGATGGGCAACCAGTTCGCCTCGCACACGTTGCTGGTGAACTTCGTCAATGCCGCGTTCTGCGCGCATCCGCTGGCGTTCTCGGCCAATAGCGGCTGGTACAACTATCCGGCCGCGCGCTGGGGCATCGAAGGCGCGCAGCAGCTGACCCCGCAGCTCAACCTGCATGCCGGCTGGTTTCAGGTCAACCCGAATCTGGGCTTCGGTGCCCGCGACACCTACGCGTTCGAGCCGTTCGCCAGCGGCACCACCGGCGCGATCTTTCCGCTCGAATTTACCTGGAAGCCGGCCACCGCACGCTACCCGGGCGTGTACAAGGTCGGCGGCTACTACGACTCCTCGTCGGTACCCAGGCGTGGGCTGGACACCAGCCGCAGCACCGGCCGCGACGGCGCCTATCTGCTGGTCGAACAGAAACTGTTCACCCCGGGAGCGGACCCCAGCATCTGCCTGACCGGATTCGCCCAGTCCATGGCCAGCGACCACGACAGTGCGCTGATGACACGGTGGTATCCGGCCGGCGGGGTGTACCAGGGTATCGGCACACGCACGCAGGACCGCATCGCACTCGGCTATGTGGCCGGCAGGATCAATCATCGGTTGCTCGATGCACGCCGCGCCGGGTTGTTGGAGGCCGGCGTGGCAGCCGATTCGCCACTGGCCGGGCTGAGCGCCGCCGAAGAGCTCTACGAGCTCGCCTACAGCGCGCAGATCACGCCGTGGCTGATGGTGCGCCCGGACCTGCAATACATCGTCAACTCCGGGACCTACGCCTATACCCACACGCGTAACGCGGTGGTGGTCGGGCTGCAGGCCAAACTCACGTTCTGA
- a CDS encoding HDOD domain-containing protein, which produces MKLEALFDQLHTLPTVPKVAQDLIRQFDDPDTNIDTLAHTIERDPVIAAKVLRLANSARFHGLRDSTSVEDAAMRLGFNTLRTLVLASAMTGAFRAGPGFDLKAFWRHSFEVAGICRLLARQHGLDPETAFTCGMMHNIGELLIQSGAPDYASRINHDSSSAGHAAEETLQLGFGYPEVGAELARRWQLPAVIQDAIAYQVRPAAAPDGARMPLLVAQAVQVSDALHAHGGATPAALEAVRGPLMDGVDLNALFAALPDVIEADRAFAELLH; this is translated from the coding sequence ATGAAGTTGGAGGCGTTGTTCGACCAGTTACACACCTTGCCCACCGTGCCCAAGGTGGCGCAGGACCTGATCCGTCAGTTCGACGATCCGGACACCAATATCGATACGCTGGCGCACACCATCGAGCGCGATCCGGTGATCGCCGCCAAGGTGCTGCGGCTGGCCAATTCGGCGCGTTTCCATGGCCTGCGCGATTCCACCAGCGTGGAAGACGCCGCCATGCGCCTGGGCTTCAATACGCTGCGCACGCTGGTGCTGGCCTCGGCGATGACCGGCGCCTTCCGTGCCGGCCCGGGCTTCGACCTCAAGGCATTCTGGCGCCACAGTTTCGAAGTGGCCGGCATCTGCCGCCTGCTGGCGCGTCAGCACGGGCTCGATCCGGAGACCGCCTTCACCTGCGGCATGATGCACAACATCGGCGAGCTGCTGATCCAGTCCGGCGCTCCGGATTACGCCAGCCGCATCAACCACGACAGCTCCTCGGCCGGCCATGCCGCCGAAGAGACCCTGCAACTTGGCTTCGGCTATCCGGAGGTGGGTGCCGAACTGGCGCGCCGCTGGCAACTGCCGGCCGTGATCCAGGACGCCATTGCCTACCAGGTGCGCCCCGCGGCTGCGCCCGACGGTGCGCGGATGCCGCTACTGGTCGCCCAGGCGGTGCAGGTCTCCGACGCGCTGCACGCCCACGGCGGCGCCACCCCGGCGGCGCTGGAAGCGGTGCGTGGGCCGTTGATGGATGGCGTGGACCTGAACGCCTTGTTCGCGGCGCTGCCGGATGTGATCGAAGCCGATCGCGCCTTTGCCGAGTTGCTGCACTGA